From the Mycobacterium sp. 155 genome, the window ACGCGGTAATACGGAACTCTCGCCATGTCAAGGCTCGAATCGAAAGAAGCCTGCGCTGCCCATGCGGCATCGCCGAAAGAGGTTGCCGCGACCGGCACGGTGATGGGAATCAAACCTGTGAACCAGCCCTGTGTCATGAAATTGTCGCTGGCGGTTCGGGAATCCCTCGGAGTAAGGCCGTAGTAGGTGAGCGCACCGGTGAACTCATGCTCCACCAGAGCCAGACAGGCAAACAATCCGCCGACGAAGCGCGCTCCGGCCGCCGAGCAGGCCGATTCGAAACGTTCCGTCTGCGCCGGGGACATCAGGACCTCCGAGCTCCAGGCACTGCTGGTCGACTCGTCCGGGTTACCCAGCGGCAGCGGGAATTCGGGGAAACCGTCACTGTTGTTCGCAGCGAAGTCGATCCATGCGCGCACCCCCGGCGAATCGACCGTCAGCGTCGACGTGTACTCACCCTCACGCACGCAGAAGTCATCGAAGCTACCGGCATCGGGCAGCGCAAGGGCCTGACCGCTGCCACTCATCGCCGAATACATGCCGTTGGCTTCCATCATCGTCGTGCCGATCAACGTCGCGTCCCCGTGAACGTGATCCATGGCGGCGAAGAAGGTGAAGTGACTTTCGTTCTGAACGATCCCGAAAGTGAAGCAGCCCCATTCCAACGGATTCGGTATGTCGACGACATGGGCACGTATTTCGTCCGCCGTCATGTGGCCCTGATCGACCGGTACGAATTCGATGTCGGCCGGATCGTCGAGGGCATGGCGGATGAAGTCACCTTCACCGGCCCGTTCGAACCAACTGCGGAATGTGTCGTGCCGACGCAGGTAGGTGTTGACGGCGTGATCCATAGCCGAGATATCGCACTGACCGGGTACCTCACAACTGGCGATGATCTGCCGGGAGAAGTTCAACCCCGCAGCAGTGCGTTCGCTGTAGTTACGAAGATGCTGGCGCTGCATGTAGCTAACCGGAACCGGGCTGACAGGCGCACGCTTCGCCTTTTCCTGAGCCGCGGGCGTGGGGTGCCAGGACGTGACTGAGCCTGAACTCAACGACCATTCCTCAAGTGCGCCAACCGTTATCTTCCCGATGCGCAAAAGCTCGTCCCCTCTCAGGACTCCCGGTTAAAGCCGGACCCGGGGTCGGCATGACCCGTCGCGGCAACAACATACCCTCGGTTCTACCGGAGCCGTCCAGTACAGGTTCCTGCCAGGACAGCGAACTGCGCACCCCCCGGGTACGCACGCCTATAGTGTGCGTCGAGTTGGTCTTCAGGCGCTGTGGGGGAGCGCGGAGTCTCATTCTGACCGCGATGCAAGGGAGGACAACGCCATGGAATCCGTCGAGCGTCCAATCGAGCCGCCACCCCGTTTTGCCGTGGTCGGGTACGCGGCGCGGTTTCCAGGAGCGCCGGATGCCGAGACGTTCTGGGACGTGCTGCGAGAGGGCCGCGACGCGATCTCGGAGGTACCCGGGGACCGCTGGGACGTCGACGAATTCTTCGACCCGGAACCCGGTACGCCAGGCAAGGTGGTAACCCGTCGGGCCGGTTTCGTCGACGACGTGACGGGGTTCGACGCGCCGTTCTTCGGCATGTCGACCCGCGAGGTCAGGTTGATGGACCCGCAGCATCGGCTCCTGCTGGAGACCGCGTGGCGCGCGGTGGAGCACTCGGGGATCGCCCCGACGGCTCTGGCCGAGACCAACACCGGGGTCTTCGTGGGTTTGGCCACTCATGACTATCTGGGAATGGCCTCCGACGAGCTGACCTATCCCGAAATCGAGGCCTATATGGCCATCGGGACGTCGAACGCCGCAGCCGCGGGGCGGATCAGCTACCGGCTGGGGCTGCAGGGCCCCGCAGTCGCGGTCGACACCGCGTGCAGCTCGTCCTTGGTGGCCATCCACCAGGCCTGCCAGGCGCTGCGCTTGGGCGAATGCGACCTCGCGCTGGCCGGCGGAGCGAACGTCCTGCTCACGCCGGCAACCATGATCACGTTCTCCAACGCGCACATGCTTGCGCCCGACGGTCGGTGCAAGACCTTCGATGCAGCCGCGGACGGCTATGTGCGCGGCGAGGGCTGTGGCGTCATCGTCATCAAACGTCTTGAGGACGCTATCCGCGACGGTGACCGGATCCGTGCCGTGATCCGCGGCAGCGCGATCAACCAGGACGGCGCATCGGGCGGACTGACGGTGCCCAACGGCGTCGCTCAGCAGCGCGTCATCGCCGATGCGCTCAAGCGCGCGAACCTCGAACCCAGCGATGTCGGATACCTGGAAGCGCACGGCACCGGTACTTCGCTGGGCGACCCGATCGAAGCCCAGGCCGCGGGGGCGGTGCTCGGCACCGGACGCGAACCCGACCGGCCGTTGTTGATCGGCTCGGCGAAGACCAACATCGGGCACCTGGAAGCCGCTGCGGGTATCGCGGGCGTTATCAAGGTCATCCTGTCGCTCGAGCATGAGACATTGCCCAAGCATCTCCACTTCGAGAACCCGTCGCCGCACATTCCGTGGGACCGCCTTGCAGTGGAGGTGGTGAAGGAGACCAGGCCCTGGGAGCGTAATGGGCAGCCGCGTATCGCCGGCGTCAGCTCGTTCGGGTTCGCCGGCACCAACGCGCACGTCATCCTCGAAGAAGCCCCGGAGTCGGCAGCGGCACCACAACCGGTCGAGCGAGGCGGGTTCAGCATCCTCCCGCTGTCCGCGCGGACACCGGCCGCGCTGGTCCAGCTCGCCGACCAATATCGCAGCTGGTTGATCTCACACCCGGAGGCCACCTTGGCCGACGTGTGCTTCACCGCCGGCGCGGGACGAGCACACCTGGAACAGCGGGCCGCCTTGGTGGTCAATTCGAGAGAATCCGCCATCGAGCTACTCGGCGCGCTCGCGGATGACCGCCCCGCGCCTGGTCTGGTTCGCGGAGAATCGCACGAGGCGCCGAAGACAGCGTGGCTGTTCACGGGACAGGGCAGCCAGTACCCGGGGATGGCCCGCGACTTGTTCGGCACCGAGCCGGTGTTCGCCGAGACGCTGAATCGCTGCGCGGCCGCGGTCGCGGATGTTCTCGAAAAGCCGTTGCTGGACGTGATTTTCGATGCCGAAGCGAGCGAAGAGACTCTGCGGCAGACCTCATATGCCCAGCCGGCGTTGTTCGCGCTGGAGATGGGGCTGGCCCGCCTTTGGCAATCGTGGGGCTTCGAGCCGGACGTGGTGCTGGGCCACAGCGTCGGCCAGTATTCGGCGGCCTGCGTCGCGGGCGTGTTCAGCCTCGAGGACGGCGCGCGGCTGATAGCCGAACGGGGTCGCCTGTTCGGAAGTCTGCCCGCGGGTGGCCGCATGGTGGCGGTGTCCACCGGTGCCGAGCGGGTCGAGAGTCTCACCGACGAATTCCCGACACTCTCGGTCGCTGCCTACAACGGCACCAACACCGTAT encodes:
- a CDS encoding condensation domain-containing protein; protein product: MRIGKITVGALEEWSLSSGSVTSWHPTPAAQEKAKRAPVSPVPVSYMQRQHLRNYSERTAAGLNFSRQIIASCEVPGQCDISAMDHAVNTYLRRHDTFRSWFERAGEGDFIRHALDDPADIEFVPVDQGHMTADEIRAHVVDIPNPLEWGCFTFGIVQNESHFTFFAAMDHVHGDATLIGTTMMEANGMYSAMSGSGQALALPDAGSFDDFCVREGEYTSTLTVDSPGVRAWIDFAANNSDGFPEFPLPLGNPDESTSSAWSSEVLMSPAQTERFESACSAAGARFVGGLFACLALVEHEFTGALTYYGLTPRDSRTASDNFMTQGWFTGLIPITVPVAATSFGDAAWAAQASFDSSLDMARVPYYRVLELAPWLNWPRPNFPVSNFLHGGAAPLNAILAAGDLGLANNIGMYPDNRFSYQLTIYIFRYGEGTVMAIMHPDNPVAKKSVTRYLEAMRSVSGRVADSGHWGRVA